A window of the Carassius gibelio isolate Cgi1373 ecotype wild population from Czech Republic chromosome B16, carGib1.2-hapl.c, whole genome shotgun sequence genome harbors these coding sequences:
- the LOC127975153 gene encoding cathepsin S-like isoform X2 produces MMFGSLLFSVCCSAALAHFNTNLDQHWELWKKTHNKIYSSKVEELGRRDLWERNVDLITLHNLEASMGLHSYDLGMNHMGDMTTEEILQTLATTRVPPGFKRQAPEFVASPGASVPDSLDWREKGYVSSVKNQGACGSCWAFSAVGALEGQLMNTTGKLIDLSAQNLVDCSCCWITAAFQYVIDNGGIDSESSYPHEGVQGTCRYDPSKRAASCSKYYSVSKGDEEALKQAVANIGPISVSIDASRPQFIMYHSGVYNDPSCSKITNHAVLVVGYGAIAGQDFWLVKNSWGTGFGDGGYIRMARNQNNMCGIASDASYPIM; encoded by the exons ATGATGTTTGGGAGCTTGCTGTTTTCCGTGTGTTGTAGTGCAGCACTGGCCCATTTCAACACAAATCTAGACCAGCACTGGGAGTTGTGGAAGAAGACTCATAACAAGATTTACTCCAGTAAA GTTGAAGAACTGGGCAGGAGGGATTTATGGGAGAGAAACGTTGATCTTATCACCCTTCACAACCTGGAGGCCTCCATGGGTCTGCATTCATATGACCTGGGCATGAACCACATGGGTGACATG ACAACAGAGGAGATCCTGCAAACGTTAGCCACAACTCGTGTCCCCCCTGGCTTTAAGAGACAAGCACCAGAATTTGTGGCCTCTCCTGGGGCTTCTGTCCCAGACTCTCTGGACTGGAGAGAGAAGGGATATGTCTCCAGTGTGAAGAACCAG GGTGCATGTGGTTCATGTTGGGCGTTCAGCGCTGTTGGGGCTCTTGAAGGTCAGCTGATGAACACCACAGGAAAGCTGATCGACCTCAGTGCTCAGAATCTGGTGGATTGTTCCTGCTGTTGGATAACTGCTGCCTTCCAGTATGTTATTGATAATGGAGGAATAGACTCAGAATCATCTTATCCTCATGAAGGAGTG CAAGGGACTTGCAGATATGATCCATCCAAGCGTGCAGCAAGCTGCAGCAAGTACTACTCTGTCAGTAAAGGAGATGAGGAGGCCCTGAAGCAGGCTGTTGCCAACATTGGGCCAATTTCAGTGTCCATTGATGCCAGCCGCCCTCAGTTTATCATGTACCACAGTG GAGTTTACAATGATCCATCTTGCAGCAAAATCACAAACCATGCAGTGCTGGTTGTGGGTTACGGTGCGATTGCTGGACAGGACTTTTGGCTGGTCAAAAACAG TTGGGGTACTGGATTTGGAGATGGTGGCTACATCCGTATGGCCAGAAACCAGAACAACATGTGCGGCATCGCCTCAGATGCCTCCTATCCGATTATGTAA
- the LOC127975154 gene encoding cathepsin S-like, protein MMFGSLLFAVCCSAALAHFNTNLDQHWELWKKTHNKIYSSKVEELGRRKLWERNVELITLHNLEASMGLHSYDLGMNHMGDMTTEEILQTLATTRVPLGFKTQAPEFVASPGASVPDSLDWREKGYVSSVKNQGACGSCWAFSAVGALEGQLMNTTGKLVELSPQNLVDCSSSYGPQGCNGGWMNDAFHYVIDNGGIDSESSYPYKGVQGPCRYDPSKRAASCSKYYSVSKGDEEALKQAVANIGPISVAIDATRPQFIMYHSGVYNDPSCSKIINHAVVVVGYGAIAGQDFWLVKNSWGTGFGDGGYIRMARNKDNMCGIASYASYPIM, encoded by the exons ATGATGTTTGGGAGCTTGCTGTTTGCCGTGTGTTGTAGTGCAGCACTGGCCCATTTCAACACAAATCTAGACCAACACTGGGAGTTGTGGAAGAAGACACATAACAAGATTTACTCCAGTAAG GTTGAAGAACTGGGCAGGAGGAAGTTGTGGGAGAGAAACGTTGAACTTATCACCCTTCACAACCTGGAGGCCTCCATGGGTCTGCATTCATATGACCTGGGCATGAACCACATGGGAGACATG ACAACAGAGGAGATCCTGCAAACGTTAGCCACAACTCGTGTCCCCCTTGGCTTTAAGACGCAAGCACCAGAATTTGTGGCCTCTCCTGGGGCTTCTGTCCCAGACTCTCTGGACTGGAGAGAGAAGGGATATGTCTCCAGTGTGAAGAACCAG ggTGCATGTGGTTCATGTTGGGCATTCAGCGCTGTTGGGGCTCTTGAAGGTCAGCTGATGAACACCACAGGAAAGCTGGTTGAACTCAGTCCTCAGAATCTGGTGGACTGTTCCTCCAGTTACGGCCCCCAGGGCTGCAATGGTGGTTGGATGAATGATGCCTTCCATTATGTTATTGATAATGGAGGAATAGACTCGGAGTCGTCCTACCCTTATAAAGGAGTG CAAGGGCCTTGCAGATATGATCCATCCAAGCGTGCAGCAAGCTGCAGCAAGTACTACTCTGTCAGTAAAGGAGATGAGGAGGCCCTGAAGCAGGCTGTTGCCAACATTGGGCCAATTTCAGTGGCCATTGATGCCACCCGCCCTCAGTTTATCATGTACCACAGTG GAGTTTACAATGATCCATCTTgcagcaaaataataaaccatGCTGTGGTGGTTGTGGGATACGGTGCGATTGCTGGACAGGACTTTTGGCTGGTCAAAAACAG TTGGGGTACTGGATTTGGAGATGGTGGCTACATCCGTATGGCCAGAAACAAGGACAACATGTGCGGCATCGCCTCATACGCCTCCTATCCGATTATGTAA
- the LOC127975153 gene encoding cathepsin S-like isoform X1: MASDEQMYKAMMFGSLLFSVCCSAALAHFNTNLDQHWELWKKTHNKIYSSKVEELGRRDLWERNVDLITLHNLEASMGLHSYDLGMNHMGDMTTEEILQTLATTRVPPGFKRQAPEFVASPGASVPDSLDWREKGYVSSVKNQGACGSCWAFSAVGALEGQLMNTTGKLIDLSAQNLVDCSCCWITAAFQYVIDNGGIDSESSYPHEGVQGTCRYDPSKRAASCSKYYSVSKGDEEALKQAVANIGPISVSIDASRPQFIMYHSGVYNDPSCSKITNHAVLVVGYGAIAGQDFWLVKNSWGTGFGDGGYIRMARNQNNMCGIASDASYPIM; the protein is encoded by the exons ATGGCAAGTGATGAACAGATGTacaaa GCCATGATGTTTGGGAGCTTGCTGTTTTCCGTGTGTTGTAGTGCAGCACTGGCCCATTTCAACACAAATCTAGACCAGCACTGGGAGTTGTGGAAGAAGACTCATAACAAGATTTACTCCAGTAAA GTTGAAGAACTGGGCAGGAGGGATTTATGGGAGAGAAACGTTGATCTTATCACCCTTCACAACCTGGAGGCCTCCATGGGTCTGCATTCATATGACCTGGGCATGAACCACATGGGTGACATG ACAACAGAGGAGATCCTGCAAACGTTAGCCACAACTCGTGTCCCCCCTGGCTTTAAGAGACAAGCACCAGAATTTGTGGCCTCTCCTGGGGCTTCTGTCCCAGACTCTCTGGACTGGAGAGAGAAGGGATATGTCTCCAGTGTGAAGAACCAG GGTGCATGTGGTTCATGTTGGGCGTTCAGCGCTGTTGGGGCTCTTGAAGGTCAGCTGATGAACACCACAGGAAAGCTGATCGACCTCAGTGCTCAGAATCTGGTGGATTGTTCCTGCTGTTGGATAACTGCTGCCTTCCAGTATGTTATTGATAATGGAGGAATAGACTCAGAATCATCTTATCCTCATGAAGGAGTG CAAGGGACTTGCAGATATGATCCATCCAAGCGTGCAGCAAGCTGCAGCAAGTACTACTCTGTCAGTAAAGGAGATGAGGAGGCCCTGAAGCAGGCTGTTGCCAACATTGGGCCAATTTCAGTGTCCATTGATGCCAGCCGCCCTCAGTTTATCATGTACCACAGTG GAGTTTACAATGATCCATCTTGCAGCAAAATCACAAACCATGCAGTGCTGGTTGTGGGTTACGGTGCGATTGCTGGACAGGACTTTTGGCTGGTCAAAAACAG TTGGGGTACTGGATTTGGAGATGGTGGCTACATCCGTATGGCCAGAAACCAGAACAACATGTGCGGCATCGCCTCAGATGCCTCCTATCCGATTATGTAA
- the LOC127975147 gene encoding calphotin-like — protein MSIFRSPAKMAERRVKYLRLTALRQEGNEVGALAQVFWSLAEGLGYNDAALKDHFNGGLDDPVPQAEMEQLETLEFWEFVRYLQFRCRWDAPATPVSSGRVVVSPAPLPRMAVSPAPQYKMAANPAPMPKLATGPAPEYKMAVSPAPQHKMATSPAPQHEMAASPAPQHEMAASPAPQHKMAASPAPQHKMAASPAPQHEMAASPAPQHKMADSKPESPDKVHNAVPEVEAVHDAVPGAEAVANAFPEAEAVPVAVPEAEAVPDPVLEAEAVPDPVLEAEAVPDVEAAPIAVPEAEAVPEAVPEAVTKAVPEAVPEAEAAPDPVLEAETVPDAKAAPDPVLEAGAVPEAVPNAVTEAVPDAVPEAEVVPEVEAAPIAVPEAEVAPEAEAVPEAVPEVEAVPDAIPEAEVAPDAEAVPEAVPEVEAVPEAVPEAEAAPNPVLEAEAVPDAKAVPEAVPEPGPVTEDPPEPGPVTEDLPEPGLVTNYPPEPSQVTGWSAAPFWGTPTLTTWTWWSSAPPWRALTLTTRLWWSSAPPWRALNLTTRLWWSSAPPWRALTLTTRLWWSSSPPGRPLTLTTRLWWSSAPSWWAPQQVLQGFLWVVLGFVIFPSVPLSLSGPPSLPLYLLRSSSLLVSLFYVFISGVCPPCVPFPALRPSP, from the exons atgtcaattttccgttccccagccaagatggcggagaggcgGGTCAAGTATCTTCGGTTGACCGCCCTCCGTCAAGAGGGCAACgaagtgggtgccctggctcaagtgttctggtccctggctgaAGGCCTGGGATACAATGATGCGGCCCTTAAGGACCACTTCAATGGCGGCCTGGATGATCCAGTGCCTCAGGCAGAGATGGAGCAGTTAGAGACGCTGGAGTTCTGGGAATTCGTGCGCTACCTGCAGTTtcggtgtcggtgggatgccccagccactcctgtctcttccggcagggtggtcgtcagcccagcaccactgcccaggatggccgtcagcccagcgccacagtacaagatggccgccaacccagcgccaatgcccaaattggccaccggtccagcaccagagtacaagatggccgtcagtccagcgccacaacacaaaatggccaccagcccagcgccacagcacgagatggccgccagcccagcgccacagcatgagatggccgccagcccagcgccacagcacaagatggccgccagcccagcgccacagcacaagatggccgccagcccagcgccacagcacgagatggccgccagcccagcgccacagcacaagatggcagaCTCAAAGCCTGAGTCTCCAGATAAGGTGCACAATGCTGTCCCGGAGGTagaggcggtgcacgatgctgtcccgGGGGCAGAGGCGGTGGCCAatgcttttccggaggccgaggcagtgcccgttgctgttccagaggccgaggcggtgcccgatcctgttctggaggccgaggcggtgcccgatccagttctggaggccgaggcggtgcctgatgtcGAGGCAGCGCccattgctgttccagaggccgaggcggtgcccgaggccgttcccgaggcagttaccaaggcggtgcccgaggctgttccagaggccgaggcggcgcccgatccagttctggaggccgagacggTGCCTGATGCCAAGGCGGCGCCCGATCCAGTTCTGGAGGCcggggcggtgcccgaggctgttcccaatgcagttaccgaggcggtgcccgacgctgttccagaggccgaggtggtgcccgaggtcgAGGCAGCGCccattgctgttccagaggccgaggttgcacccgaggccgaggcggtgcccgaggctgttccggaggtcgaggcggtgcccgacgctattccagaggccgaggtggcacccgatgccgaggcggtgcccgaggctgttccggag gtcgaggcggtgcccgaggctgttccagaggccgaggcggcgcccaatccagttctggaggccgaggcggtgcctgatgccaaggcggtgcccgaggctgttccagagccagggccagtcaccgaggaccctccagagccagggccagtcaccgaggaccttccagagccagggctagtcaccaattaccctccagagccaagtcaagtcactgggtggtctgctgctccgttctgggggactccgacgttgACCAcgtggacgtggtggtcttctgctccgccctggagggctctgactttgaccacaaggctgtggtggtcttctgctccgccctggagggctttgaatttgaccacaaggctgtggtggtcttctgctccgccctggagggctctgactttgaccacaaggctgtggtggtcttcctctCCGCCCGGGAggcctttgactttgaccacaaggctgtggtggtcttccgctccgtcctggtgggcgcctcaacagGTCCTTCAGGGATTTCTGTGGGTTGTTTTGGGTTTTGTTATCTTTCCgtctgttcccctcagtttgtctggccctccgtccctccccctgtacctcctccggtcctcctccctcctggtctccctgttttatgttttcatttctggtgtttgtcccccatgtgttccttttccggccctccgtccctccccctga